A part of Tigriopus californicus strain San Diego chromosome 10, Tcal_SD_v2.1, whole genome shotgun sequence genomic DNA contains:
- the LOC131889453 gene encoding uncharacterized protein LOC131889453 (The sequence of the model RefSeq protein was modified relative to this genomic sequence to represent the inferred CDS: added 270 bases not found in genome assembly): MVDRGSSDTYSLPPRLPPPSGTGPPHSWPSGPYMPTGPYPPNYTPNPGYASPYMSQFSGYASSPSAYLSPVSNGSSQDKMGLNGGGGGGGYGNVGGHPGYQFHGLSGDIRPLPAHSPLPAHLRSSGGSTGSNSPGSSSPLPAHMRSSPYQPTQNYHLNSAPPYHPPTALPPGYIPQAQGSYPNHAAGHQSNGATATDSTKEPILKVPQGHHVPGVTNGNGGGVPGYNLSHPSSYYGGPSVPSSSSHVQPSGNHGGLYHGNSTHSSAIPPYGHLSNMQPPPLSHLPPPHPHPHPPHPHAAHHSSDQPVSLATHSSSSSSHPLSNLSSEPPPTSDRTSSTPLSSIASHIPNDLSKKKKTKKDKKDKKSSSSSSVKMPAKSREPLHNGLPAGVAPGSLDLSRLQPVGPPPPPTPLPLPSTPQAPTRTILNTPMVSPTHNKVSTSNANTPSKSSSNGISSKTSAPLSIPSVPHPSPNGKGLKNGGWKKRKASVEPAGPGNAKKLKSDQNSSSLKKRPSYMSDVMNCTQDDPYSFDAEEKRPAPSYGPVYKFKSALLSRESRSGSTDSKSSCSNGFQTKPRLNLRSAEHSFPSVVDLMLEDFQTKTISVSNKPSLDHYRFRLAVKMEKKENRGRKKKADLVSDTNGGEGTPLNSPPPNSNLDSMMSGETSLDLSTTSLKTPVSLNGDHPGQNHKEEEEEEITSPEVETPKKKKSPGRKKKKQQQQAEGDENKPLAKDEQRVPPLSGISDTTSSIISNKTDSSSPTPPITSSNTPSQSNVKKGSLWALPIVPKLPQKSSDKSTASAILAKAKPVKDESSGEVDISDIWRQAFGAGKPNNKKMSAGSDIASNGGAIKIKSEASDEPKKKSCLETPPELRRRPRPNFGGLIHFAPDWQHRVYAHHNKCRIPAPIRERMKVEPKILSSALPGSAGVVSSNEELQLTDNILASALTSAPGEHARPRKIVGDESGRPFSVVDRIIEKRKMRMSIPRLYKMTGQRKSKMKMVFDKLPEESIALMPTPGLPLLTEDTTEILIGSNYGNFRRQTLLRYLDSLDESGELKSKVLDWKPEVLETKTRRQYNQSKVVTNIREIFGSDLPVKPKSKKGRPKKIKSDPTATPEKVKEEILDDEPVTSPPSGQDLDSSVSVTSCSETEKTPVKKAKEEVANESPASEKPKKRGPGRMKKAEKDLLLKKEKKEPDEEAVPAAHAIKVPETPSKKPSNYTEDDYIPTEKEEQLQDQLQTFALELLDENPSWGSKTVIQNLVIWEPIDPVFPEKKIKKKAKKYKKRQSGLDFSSSYKKKAGKSRDTSRANSPEPKESKPIRYSLDNVINESKNWVIDKGAGETILHRASKMGYPDVAAYAVDIVKMNPNLKDNAGIPPIHKAAFKGHNDIVQILLKYGVDPNTNVKGTRPLHEALESGDLWSVFHLLGYGSDPLLYDYSGNMPIDLTEDDEDMRRYLSSVLADLHGKAGDRWNVSHEPSFHMPEDLLKRHFHKDPENDGKSESDDDSDSEDDDLIMESSSQPLPAYFQFPDREGHFMFLSDVKSSSKIDLKKQEILEMSWEDFIRTSHCCLLGYSIPNSMKQHEKSIVKLVAIEGSIKRSLAIESSPIKSKSKCN, from the exons ATGGTGGACCGAGGCTCGAGTGACACCTATTCCTTGCCGCCCCGGCTTCCGCCGCCCAGTGGGACGGGTCCGCCTCATTCTTGGCCCAGCGGGCCCTATATGCCCACTGGGCCCTACCCGCCTAATTACACGCCCAATCCCGGTTACGCTTCGCCTTACATGAGCCAGTTCTCGGGCTATGCCTCCAGTCCATCGGCGTATTTGTCACCCGTGAGTAATGGCTCGTCCCAAGACAAGATGGGACTCAATGGGGGAGGCGGAGGCGGGGGCTATGGCAATGTGGGTGGTCACCCCGGATATCAGTTCCATGGCTTGAGTGGTGATATTCGACCTTTGCCCGCCCACAGCCCCTTACCCGCTCATTTGCGATCCAGCGGGGGCAGTACGGGCAGCAACAGTCCGGGCAGTTCGTCCCCGCTGCCGGCCCACATGCGGAGTAGTCCATATCAACCTACtcaaaattatcatttgaaCTCCGCCCCGCCTTATCATCCGCCCACGGCCTTACCTCCCGGTTACATCCCACAGGCCCAGGGGTCGTATCCCAATCATGCAGCGGGTCATCAAAGTAATGGCGCTACCGCCACCGATTCTACCAAAGAGCCTATACTGAAAGTACCTCAAGGCCACCATGTCCCGGGCGTGACCAACGGGAATGGTGGTGGAGTGCCCGGGTACAACCTGTCCCATCCGTCATCTTACTACGGTGGACCCTCAGTCCCCTCTTCATCATCTCATGTCCAGCCTTCGGGCAACCATGGCGGACTCTACCATGGGAACTCCACCCACAGTTCAGCCATCCCACCTTATGGACACCTGAGCAATATGCAGCCGCCGCCCTTGTCTCATCTCCCTCCTCCTCACCCTCATCCTCATCCGCCTCATCCCCATGCCGCCCATCATTCGTCCGATCAGCCCGTGTCTTTGGCCACCCATAGTTCCTCATCGTCATCTCATCCATTGTCAAACTTGTCCAGCGAGCCGCCGCCCACATCTGACCGAACGTCCTCTACCCCGTTATCGAGTATAGCGTCTCACATACCCAACGATCTCagtaagaagaagaagaccaaaaaggacaaaaaggacaagaaatcctcatcctcttcctcAGTTAAGATGCCAGCTAAAAGTAGAGAGCCTCTTCACAACGGGTTACCGGCCGGCGTTGCTCCCGGCTCGTTGGATCTGTCTCGCCTGCAACCCGTCGGCCCGCCTCCTCCACCtactcctcttcctcttccttctaCTCCTCAAGCCCCTACCCGGACCATTCTGAATACGCCGATGGTTTCTCCTACTCACAACAAAGTGTCGACCTCCAATGCGAACACTCCATCCAAGTCTTCATCAAACGGGATTTCCAGCAAGACATCCGCGCCCCTATCGATTCCAAGTGTACCTCATCCTTCTCCTAATGGCAAAGGGCTTAAAAATGGGGGTTGGAAAAAACGAAAGGCCTCTGTGGAGCCCGCTGGTCCCGGCAATGCAAAGAAACTCAAGAGTGATCAGAATTCCTCGTCGTTGAAAAAGCGCCCCTCGTACATGTCCGACGTGATGAATTGCACGCAAGACGACCCATATAGTTTTGATGCCGAGGAGAAACGACCTGCGCCTTCATATGGCCCGGTTTACAAGTTCAAAAGTGCTTTACTCTCTCGTGAGAGCCGATCTGGCAGTACGGACTCAAAATCGAGTTGCTCGAACGGGTTCCAAACCAAACCGCGACTCAATTTGAGATCCGCCGAACATTCCTTTCCCTCGGTGGTGGATCTCATGTTGGAGGACTTCCAGACCAAAACCATATCCGTGTCCAATAAGCCTAGTTTAGACCATTACCGCTTTCGTTTGGCTGtcaaaatggagaagaaagagaaccGTGGTCGGAAGAAGAAAGCCGACCTCGTCAGTGATACCAATGGTGGTGAAGGCACACCTTTGAATTCACCTCCCCCCAATTCAAACTTGGACTCCATGATGAGTGGAGAAACGTCTCTGGATCTCTCTACTACGTCTTTGAAGACACCTGTGTCCCTAAATGGAGACCATCCTGGACAAAACCataaggaggaggaagaggaggagataACCTCTCCGGAGGTTGAAAcgccaaagaaaaagaaatcaccaggaaggaaaaagaagaagcaacaACAGCAGGCAGAGGGGGACGAAAACAAGCCATTGGCGAAAGATGAACAGCGAGTTCCCCCCTTGTCGGGAATCAGTGATACCACGAGTAGTATAATTAGTAACAAAACCGACTCCTCATCTCCAACTCCCCCCATAACCTCGTCCAATACACCATCGCAGTCCAACGTGAAGAAGGGAAGTCTTTGGGCTTTGCCCATAGTGCCCAAATTGCCTCAAAAGTCTTCTGACAAGTCCACAGCAAGTGCTATATTGGCCAAAGCCAAGCCCGTGAAAGATGAGAGCAGTGGCGAAGTAGACATTAGTGATATCTGGAGACAAGCATTCGGTGCCGGCAAGCCCAACAACAAAAAGATGTCCGCGGGTTCGGACATCGCTTCGAACGGAGGTGCGATCAAGATCAAATCCGAAGCCAGTGATGAACCCAAAAAGAAAAGCTGTCTGGAGACTCCGCCGGAGCTAAGGCGGAGGCCCAGGCCAAATTTTGGAGGATTGATTCATTTTGCTCCCGATTGGCAGCACCGAGTATATGCTCATCATAACAAGTGCAGGATACCCGCTCCCATTCGGGAGCGAATGAAAGTGGAACCCAAAATCTTGAGCTCTGCTCTCCCGGGTTCAGCAGGTGTGGTGTCATCCAACGAAGAACTGCAACTCACTGATAACATTTTGGCATCAGCTCTGACCTCCGCTCCAGGTGAACACGCTCGCCCAAGAAAGATTGTGGGTGACGAAAGTGGAAGACCCTTCAGTGTTGTGGATAGAATTATTGAGAAGCGAAAGATGAGGATGTCCATTCCAAGGCTCTACAAAATGACAGGCCAACGGAAGAGTAAGATGAAGATGGTGTTCGACAAACTCCCAGAGGAGAGCATCGCCCTTATGCCGACCCCAGGTCTGCCTCTTCTCACCGAAGATACCACCGAGATCCTCATTGGTAGCAACTATGGCAATTTCCGTCGGCAAACACTTCTCCGGTATC TGGATTCTTCCGTCTCAGTCACATCTTGTTCCGAAACCGAGAAAACGCCTGTCAAGAAGGCGAAGGAAGAAGTAGCGAATGAATCCCCTGCGTCAGAAAAGCCCAAGAAGAGAGGCCCAGGTCGAATGAAGAAGGCAGAGAAGGATCTCTTgctaaagaaagagaagaaagaaccCGATGAGGAAGCGGTGCCAGCTGCTCATGCGATCAAAGTGCCAGAAACACCCTCCAAGAAGCCGTCCAACTACACTGAGGATGACTATATTCCCACTGAAAAGGAGGAGCAGCTCCAAGACCAGCTGCAAACATTTGCGCTGGAGCTTTTGGACGAGAACCCCTCTTGGGGCTCGAAGACTGTCATCCAGAATCTGGTCATCTGGGAGCCCATTGATCCCGTGTTCCCGGAGAAGAAGATtaagaagaaggccaaaaagtaCAAGAAACGTCAATCGGGTCTGGATTTCTCGTCATCGTACAAAAAGAAAGCTGGGAAGAGTCGTGATACATCGAGAGCGAACTCGCCCGAGCCAAAGGAGTCGAAACCCATTCGTTACAGTTTGGATAACGTGATCAACGAGTCCAAGAATTGGGTCATCGACAAAGGAGCCGGAGAAACGATCCTGCATCGCGCCTCCAAAATGGGCTACCCCGATGTGGCGGCCTATGCAGTGGACATTGTCAAGATGAACCCGAACCTGAAGGACAACGCCGGCATTCCGCCCATTCACAAAGCGGCTTTCAAAGGCCACAACGACATAGTACAAATTCTACTCAAGTATGGTGTGGACCCGAACACCAATGTGAAAGGTACTCGCCCTCTACACGAGGCCTTAGAAAGTGGCGACCTGTGGTCAGTGTTCCATCTCCTGGGTTATGGCTCAGATCCTCTCTTGTACGACTATTCTGGGAACATGCCCATTGATCTCACCGAGGACGATGAGGACATGAGGCGATACCTCTCATCCGTTCTGGCTGACCTCCATGGAAAAGCGGGAGACCGTTGGAACGTGTCCCATGAGCCATCATTTCATATGCCCGAAGATCTTCTCAAACGCCATTTTCACAAAGACCCCGAGAATGATGGCAAGAGCGAGTCCGACGACGATTCGGACTCGGAGGATGACGATCTCATCATGGAGTCTTCCAGTCAGCCGTTACCAGCCTATTTCCAATTCCCGGATCGAGAGGGCCACTTCATGTTCCTGTCGGATGTGAAAAGCTCGTCAAAGATCGATTTGAAGAAGCAAGAGATCCTGGAGATGTCTTGGGAGGACTTCATCCGCACTAGTCATTGTTGCCTTTTGGGATATTCGATCCCGAACTCGATGAAGCAGCACGAGAAATCAATCGTCAAACTCGTAGCAATTGAAGGATCGATCAAACGAAGCTTGGCCATTGAATCCTCGCCCATTAAAAGCAAATCCAAGTGCAATTAG